Proteins found in one Aethina tumida isolate Nest 87 chromosome 1, icAetTumi1.1, whole genome shotgun sequence genomic segment:
- the LOC109607186 gene encoding serine protease easter-like, whose product MAHLHLVFINVLLYYSVVSTDLCRNGFSCITLKECRPKSSSSNIIYPCHSGLNLICCPSNDAFNVTTNLENRKASLFPVDCGTIFNENKITGGKNADLGQFPWMALLGYKQQDLNITEFLCGGTVVTQRYVLTAAHCITVDKRRALAIVRLGEHDLKSEVDCVRYGKATVCADKHVDVPVETIVTHPRYNPKTLKNDVALVRVLTNIPTTDYIRPICLPFERNLERAELAGQKFTISGWGKTNSKNLGGSTYLQYANVQVWEQDKCNNILPVQVRPIADTQLCAIGKREDACKGDSGGPLANSTVDLNGDLRVFQVGIVSFAPTMTCGIEELPPVYTRVDRYLQWITDNIIE is encoded by the exons ATGGCTCACTTGCATCTCGTATTTATCAacgttttactttattatt caGTTGTGTCGACCGACTTGTGCAGGAATGGATTCTCCTGCATCACCCTCAAGGAGTGTCGTCCGAAGTCGAGCAGCTCCAACATAATTTACCCCTGTCACAGTGGCTTAAATCTAATATGTTGTCCGTCCAATGACGCTTTCAACGTGACCACCAACCTGGAGAACAGGAAGGCATCCCTATTCCCAGTTGACTGCGGCACCATCTTCAACGAGAACAAGATAACCGGAGGCAAAAACGCCGATTTAGGACAATTCCCGTGGATGGCTTTGCTGGGCTACAAAC AGCAAGACCTGAATATCACTGAATTTCTTTGTGGAGGCACCGTGGTTACGCAAAGGTACGTGCTGACGGCGGCCCATTGCATCACGGTGGACAAACGGAGGGCACT GGCTATTGTTAGATTGGGTGAGCACGACTTGAAGTCGGAAGTGGATTGCGTACGGTACGGCAAGGCGACGGTGTGTGCGGACAAACACGTGGACGTACCGGTTGAAACCATAGTAACGCATCCCCGGTACAACCCGAAGACCTTAAAGAACGACGTGGCTCTGGTTAGGGTGCTAACCAACATCCCGACCACAG ACTACATACGACCCATATGTCTTCCGTTCGAAAGAAACTTGGAGAGGGCCGAGTTGGCGGGTCAAAAGTTCACCATCAGTGGTTGGGGGAAGACAAATTCGA aaaaccTTGGAGGATCAACGTATCTTCAGTACGCCAACGTCCAGGTGTGGGAACAAGACAAGTGCAACAACATACTTCCGGTTCAGGTACGCCCCATAGCTGACACGCAGCTGTGCGCCATAGGTAAAAGGGAGGACGCCTGTAAGGGGGACAGTGGAGGACCCCTGGCCAACTCGACTGTTGATCTCAACGGCGACCTTAGGGTGTTTCAAGTAGGAATCGTTTCTTTTGCACCCACAATGACCTGTGGCATTGAGGAGTTGCCCCCCGTTTACACACGAGTCGATAGATATTTACAATGGATAACTGACAATATTATTGAATGA
- the LOC126264399 gene encoding uncharacterized protein LOC126264399: MIPKVQENTPNPSSDEDGGNVSLDGNVSHEDVVSIQGDVGDSMPNSGRSDISRSDVNSDEGRDLTPDSGLRVVDYIADVLERRPDSAPDGRVGVHFNTNAGRSGPDFDGDGEGYVDNETGENDSSNGRRGGYHGGEAADPLPGSAPGPVDQRNLDDEIEQLNASMAAISFDADSLEENGAEDDESEKTGQSCDSILELEDTLDSPDTMLRRAAKGAGLVVDNPDFDEEETSEPNSSVDQVHADFYNNFEDIYDDDDAFV; the protein is encoded by the coding sequence ATGATCCCGAAAGTTCAGGAGAACACCCCGAACCCATCCAGCGATGAGGACGGCGGGAACGTCTCCTTGGACGGTAACGTATCGCACGAGGACGTCGTCTCCATTCAAGGCGACGTCGGCGACTCCATGCCCAATTCCGGACGCAGTGACATAAGTCGCAGCGACGTCAATTCCGACGAGGGCCGCGACCTCACCCCGGACTCAGGCCTCCGCGTTGTCGACTACATCGCCGACGTGCTGGAGCGCCGTCCGGACTCTGCCCCCGACGGACGCGTCGGCGTCCACTTCAACACGAACGCCGGTCGCAGCGGCCCCGACTTCGATGGCGACGGCGAGGGCTACGTCGACAACGAAACCGGTGAGAACGATTCCAGCAACGGTCGTCGCGGAGGCTATCACGGCGGCGAGGCGGCGGACCCGCTCCCAGGTTCGGCCCCCGGCCCCGTCGACCAGCGCAACTTGGACGACGAGATAGAACAGTTGAACGCTTCCATGGCGGCGATCAGCTTCGACGCTGATTCTTTGGAAGAAAACGGGGCGGAGGATGACGAGTCGGAGAAAACCGGCCAATCTTGCGATAGCATCCTCGAACTGGAGGACACCCTCGACTCACCGGACACCATGTTGCGTCGTGCCGCCAAGGGTGCCGGTCTCGTGGTTGATAACCCTGATTTCGACGAAGAGGAGACCTCAGAGCCCAATTCCTCTGTTGATCAAGTCCACGCCGACTTCTATAATAATTTCGAAGATATTTACGATGATGATGACGCCTTCGTTTAA
- the LOC109607195 gene encoding protein FAM161A produces the protein MYNHNTSVFNNLCLRVPKNPNSDSPIPIYEQKFLNQMRNQETKNNLEIEMKSGDKETLKSFIDFFDSIPEYDDINHLSNKEFYKKLDNLKEKQKTYYQLMKDELRYEQKDTEWVEDYKKLSIGSKSLPKDLKRKSSIKPFCTTPVLNKSTYGFKKPDDVEYLSSSENKPPSRRSVRIETPVSDKFSPERETRSKSRTNLSSGNSSKKGIEWDNLSLEDLKLNLEKETPLEIQSLPNSPKKERDLSGEAGITIPKPFQMTVRDEENRIVDDMLIKMNKHKPDKYEKFKAHDIPIESQIPLFDKIMEDQERRNYLVRERRKAELQAQMKPFSFSRRDEEIQALTRKLSKSSPSVYLDDGPIKVKKFKAKPVPKNLFSNYIYKKMHEDEFYRALQKKIRAEEMLKAASLPPSMSKREKRRPKLDVCPRSYRDIDVEPREVIKKNSKVPNFKAAQEQFEKELEEIKNEFISTSPRPFKFKTSKRADKRNRRYRHCSASSKSSDTRTNSSLELQSVNRSNLAAVLRIQSARRRLELDMCKKLEEAKIKEEARWREKIMRKKPVWQALAYSNEEDLAMRLQLRKDEEKLRKEEHLLRMQLMMGRVYQQPTLFERQSQVDVKYSKSKDDLMDGLYKSYVKRSPRRSLSDLSDLRSMVEVKDEAIQTFDGDKISSTGSEASKESLPEEKEKCDCFYES, from the exons ATGTACAATCACAATACTTccgtatttaataatttatgtttgagGGTTCCCAAAAATCCCAACAGTGACTCACCGATCCCCATTTACGAGCAAAAGTTCCTGAACCAAATGCGGAACCAGGAAACCAAAAATAACCTGGAGATTGAAATGAAATCTGGCGACAAAGAGACTTTAAAATCGTTCATCGACTTCTTCGACAGCATTCCCGAGTACGATGATATCAATCATTTATCAAACAAAGAATTTTACAAGAAACTCGACAATTTGAAGGAGAAGCAGAAGACCTACTACCAATTAATGAAGGACGAACTAAGATACGAACAAAAAGACACGGAATGGGTGGAGGATTATAAAAAGCTGAGCATAGGATCCAAATCGTTGCCCAAAGATTTGAAAAGGAAGTCGAGCATTAAACCATTTTGTACCACacctgttttaaataaatccacGTACGGTTTTAAAAAACCGGACGATGTTGAATATCTTTCGTCTTCGGAAAATAAACCGCCGTCCAGGAGGTCAGTCCGCATTGAGACTCCGGTCAGTGATAAATTTTCACCGGAACGGGAGACCAGATCCAAATCCAGAACCAACTTGTCTTCCGGTAATAGTTCAAAGAAAGGAATCGAATGGGATAACTTAAGCTTAGAGGATTTAAAGTTGAATTTAGAAAAGGAAACCCCATTAGAAATACAAAGTCTTCCCAACAGTCCCAAGAAGGAAAGGGACTTGAGCGGCGAAGCCGGAATCACCATCCCTAAACCCTTTCAAATGACCGTGag AGACGAGGAGAACAGAATTGTTGACGACATGCTGATCAAAATGAACAAGCACAAGCCGGACAAATACGAAAAGTTCAAAGCCCACGACATCCCCATTGAGTCACAAATACCCCTCTTCGATAAAATAATGGAGGATCAAGAGAGAAG AAATTACTTGGTCAGGGAAAGAAGGAAAGCCGAATTGCAGGCCCAAATGAAACCTTTTTCTTTTTCACGCAGAGATGAGGAGATTCAAGCTTTAAccagaaaattatcaaaatcgtCACCCAGTGTCTATTTAGACGACGGCCCCATTAAGGTGAAGAAGTTTAAAGCCAAACCAGTACCCAAAAACTTGTTCAGCAATTATATCTACAAAAAAATGCACGAAGATGAGTTCTACAG GGCGCTTCAGAAGAAGATCAGAGCTGAGGAAATGCTGAAAGCCGCTTCGCTGCCTCCTTCGATGTCGAAAAGGGAGAAACGAAGACCCAAACTGGACGTGTGTCCCAGATCCTACAGAGACATCGATGTTGAACCCAGAGAGGTGATTAAAAAGAACAGCAAAGTGCCCAATTTTAAAGCTGCACAAGAGCAATTCGAAAAGGAATTGGAGGAGATAAAAAACGAGTTTATTTCGACTAGCCCTAGACCGTTTAAGTTTAAAACGTCTAAAAGGGCTGACAAAAGA aatcgCAGATACAGACACTGCTCAGCAAGCAGCAAAAGCTCTGACACCAGAACGAACTCCTCGTTGGAACTGCAGTCGGTTAACCGATCTAATTTGGCGGCTGTTTTGAGGATACAATCTGCcag AAGGAGACTGGAATTGGACATGTGCAAAAAACTGGAGGAGGCAAAAATTAAGGAAGAGGCGAGATGGAGGGAGAAGATAATGAGGAAAAAGCCGGTGTGGCAAGCTCTGGCTTACAGTAACGAAGAAGACTTGGCCATGAGGTTGCAACTGCGAAAGGATGAGGAGAAACTTCGGAAGGAGGAACATTTGCTCAGGATGCAGCTGATGATGGGACGGGTGTATCAACAACCGACGCTTTTCGAACGGCAGTCACAAGTAGAT GTGAAATATTCCAAGTCGAAGGACGATTTAATGGATGGTTTGTACAAGAGCTACGTGAAGAGGAGTCCGAGGAGAAGTTTAAGCGACTTGTCTGACTTGAGGTCGATGGTGGAGGTTAAGGATGAGGCCATACAGACATTTGATGGTGATAAAATTTCTTCGACTGGATCTGAAGCCAGCAAAGAGTCACTTCCAGAGGAAAAGGAAAAGTGCGATTGTTTTTATGaaagttaa
- the LOC109608287 gene encoding ubiquinone biosynthesis monooxygenase COQ6, mitochondrial: MSSLSHLLKCPKHWKILLQPQCMNATTKLFKSTTPNHYDIVIAGGGMVGTTLACTLGQNAYLSNKNILLLEAADEKPIKVSSKYSNRVSSLNPGTINLLCEIGAWKHITETRCAPVKQLQVWDGVSDAMITFNHENSEDYVSYIVENDVLLSATNRVMKDIKNVQVLYKAKIKQYNLPDHEHDKVSLCMENGDEITCDLLLGCDGANSQVRKTMQVHYLSWNYDQMGVVATLQFAEKSTNDTAWQRFIPTGPIALLPLTDELSSLVWSTTPQHAKHLLQLTDDEFVEALNESLWKSFKTNSIVEQVTHGFSNFWRALNCPSDIMRQLPPKICGCQEKSRAAFPLGFGHASNYIGKGVVLVGDAAHRIHPLAGQGVNLGFGDIATLNKVISKAIYSGSTITDMCYLKEYETERQRHNIPTMLAVEGLHRLYNTEFLPLVLLRSLGLQATHAINPLKKAIISHAAS, translated from the exons ATGTCATCATTATCCCACCTTTTAAAATGTCCAAAACATTGGAAAATATTACTTCAGCCGCAATGTATGAACGCCACAACGAAACTTTTTAAGTCCACCACACCAAATCACTATGACATTGTCATCGCCGGTGGTGGAATGGTCGGAACTACTCTCGCCTGTACATTGG gtcaaaatgcatatttatcaaacaaaaacattttattactcGAAGCGGCGGACGAGAAACCCATAAAAGTATCCTCAAAATACAGCAACAGAGTGTCTTCATTAAATCCTGGTACGATAAACCTCTTATGTGAGATAGGGGCGTGGAAGCATATCACGGAAACTCGTTGTGCGCCTGTTAAACAATTACAG gttTGGGATGGAGTTTCGGATGCCATGATAACATTCAACCATGAAAATAGTGAGGATTATGTCAGTTACATAGTGGAAAATGATGTTTTGTTATCTGCCACAAACAGAGTAATGaaagacattaaaaatgtgCAAGTTTTATATAAggcaaaaattaaacaatataacttGCCAGATCATGAGCATGACAAAGTTTCTCTGTGCATGGAAAATGGGGATGAAATTACTTGTGATTTGTTG ttgggATGTGATGGCGCAAATTCTCAAGTGAGGAAAACTATGCAAGTTCACTATTTGAGTTGGAATTATGATCAAATGGGTGTAGTTGCCACTTTACAATTCGCAgag aaatccaCCAATGACACAGCTTGGCAAAGATTTATTCCAACTGGGCCAATTGCTCTCTTGCCA ttgACAGATGAACTTAGCAGCTTGGTATGGTCAACAACTCCACAACATGCCAAACACCTGTTGCAACTTACTGATGACGAATTCGTTGAGGCATTGAACGAGTCACTG TGGAAATCATTCAAGACAAACAGCATAGTTGAGCAAGTTACTCATGGCTTTTCAAACTTCTGGAGGGCTTTAAATTGTCCTTCAGATATTATGAGGCAACTTCCACCTAAAATATGTGGATGTCAGGAGAAGAGTCGCGCAGCCTTTCCACTTGGTTTTGGCCACGCATCGAATTATATTGGAAAAGGAGTTGTATTAGTTGG tgaTGCAGCTCATAGAATACATCCATTGGCAGGTCAAGGTGTGAATTTAGGTTTTGGTGACATTGCAACACTAAACAAAGTAATTAGTAAAGCCATATACTCTGGAAGcacaataa CTGacatgtgttatttaaaagaatacgAAACTGAAAGGCAGAGACACAATATTCCTACAATGCTGGCAGTTGAAGGACTTCACCGACTTTATAATACTGAATTTTTACCTTTAGTGTTGCTAAGAAGTTTAGGGCTCCAAGCAACACATGCAATAAATCCTTTGAAg AAAGCCATCATTTCTCATGCAGCCTCATAA
- the LOC109608288 gene encoding uncharacterized protein LOC109608288, which produces MMDRRYSCGGRLNSMGRGDCGFGRGSGPSRRRGSLSRSQSVKYWRYLYDGDSDKSQHGSSTVAQMGEFGEGDQFRNDCMPVNFNAPPRYFPETLPLRRTKSMYQMNVAPPEFPGSHAGYVAPLPSPDMSPIPEEDTTDPGVMLQNLSLNDRPSTSDAYTTNVAMPHTDRWLKHLLTTSITKNEKFPKEDAFDPEKDKENDWHMM; this is translated from the coding sequence ATGATGGACCGCCGTTACAGCTGCGGTGGTAGATTGAACTCCATGGGACGCGGAGACTGCGGCTTCGGCAGAGGATCAGGACCGTCGAGGCGCAGAGGCTCCTTGTCCAGGTCGCAGTCGGTCAAATACTGGAGATACCTGTATGACGGCGACTCTGACAAGAGTCAACACGGCTCTTCGACCGTTGCTCAGATGGGGGAGTTCGGAGAGGGCGATCAGTTTCGCAATGATTGTATGCCAGTCAACTTCAACGCACCGCCGCGCTACTTCCCCGAAACGTTGCCGTTGAGACGCACAAAGTCAATGTATCAAATGAACGTTGCCCCTCCTGAATTCCCTGGGTCACATGCAGGGTATGTGGCACCTTTGCCGTCTCCAGACATGTCCCCTATCCCGGAGGAGGACACCACCGATCCTGGAGTTATGCTTCAGAATTTAAGTTTGAACGACCGCCCTTCTACAAGCGACGCATATACGACCAACGTTGCAATGCCCCATACAGACCGCTGGTTAAAGCATTTGTTGACTACTTCAATTACGAAAAACGAGAAGTTTCCTAAAGAAGATGCTTTTGACCCAGAGAAGGACAAAGAAAATGATTGGCATATGatgtaa
- the LOC109608101 gene encoding phenoloxidase-activating factor 1 — protein sequence MAQTTCNKQCNITLTLCDLFSFVLVLLVSNVSSQWVIEDEGCRTPDRGRGDCVPIKECQPILDFITQSPTPITPKVQERLKQYMCGYQGRSVKVCCPQNPLVSEPPDVSRHRNVKLLPTKCGYVDTENKIINGEKTGLFEFPWMVLISYRTKNSLDFQCGGTILNERYILTAAHCISDYILSQRNSSIAGVRVGDHNVNTDRDCETIRNVTTCAPPFQDFRVEKIIPHQMYNPNVNLNYDIGLLRLAGRIDLNKENMRPVCLPLGSSRTYDFVNNNNKGVVTGWGATTTNRNSPELLKVVLEVVPLERCQEVYKSKNVKSPITFKHFCAGGKNYRDSCTGDSGGPLHAIVPDDDEDSVVKYVQQGIVSFGPKNCGAEGFPGVYTRIAYYMDWILNNIQP from the exons ATGGCTCAGACCACCTGTAATAAACAGTGCAACATCACACTCACCTTGTGCGACTTGTTTTCGTTTGTTTTGGTGCTACTCGTTTCCAATGTTTCATCGC AATGGGTAATAGAGGACGAGGGATGCCGTACCCCGGACAGAGGACGAGGCGACTGCGTGCCGATAAAGGAATGCCAACCCATTTTGGACTTCATAACCCAATCGCCGACGCCCATAACCCCCAAGGTGCAGGAGAGGCTGAAGCAATACATGTGCGGCTACCAGGGTAGGTCGGTGAAGGTGTGCTGCCCGCAGAACCCCCTGGTCTCCGAGCCCCCAGACGTCAGCCGGCACAGGAACGTCAAACTGTTGCCCACCAAGTGCGGGTACGTGGACACCGAAAACAAGATCATCAACGGCGAGAAGACCGGATTGTTCGAGTTCCCCTGGATGGTGCTCATTTCGTACAGAACCA AAAACAGCCTGGACTTTCAATGTGGAGGCACGATTTTGAACGAACGTTACATATTGACGGCTGCACATTGCATCAGTGACTACATCCTGTCACAAAGGAACTCCTCCAT tgcTGGAGTCCGGGTGGGTGACCACAACGTAAACACGGACAGGGACTGCGAAACCATAAGGAACGTGACCACATGCGCTCCCCCATTCCAAGACTTCCGAGtggaaaaaattataccaCATCAGATGTACAATCCAAACGTGAACCTGAATTACGACATCGGCCTGCTCCGACTGGCTGGACGTATCGACTTGAACAAAG AAAACATGAGACCTGTATGTCTCCCACTCGGCTCATCCAGAACGTACGACTTCgtgaacaacaacaacaaaggcGTCGTGACTGGATGGGGAGCCACCACAACCA ACCGTAACAGTCCGGAGCTCCTGAAAGTCGTCTTAGAGGTGGTGCCTCTGGAAAGGTGCCAGGAGGTGTATAAGAGCAAGAACGTGAAGTCGCCGATAACGTTCAAGCATTTCTGTGCCGGAGGCAAGAATTACAGGGACTCGTGCACTGGAGACAGTGGTGGTCCCTTGCACGCCATCGTGCCGGACGACGACGAGGATTCGGTTGTCAAATACGTCCAGCAAGGGATTGTGTCGTTCGGGCCGAAGAACTGCGGCGCCGAAGGGTTTCCGGGTGTCTACACGAGGATCGCCTACTACATGGACTGGATATTGAACAACATCCAGCCCTAG
- the LOC109608289 gene encoding transient receptor potential channel pyrexia, with protein sequence MADTCNIPIVFSTEEPMIRWADVEDEVVDDEVTASISSEEDSGSECDGKHRMRKKHSQDIWDESEIWKQLQNLPNSDEIKTLIINDSPEVLKKEAPTVLLLAAWLGKPHTLKAILDTGVSTEIKDEEGRTACHLTALKGHYECLKILLEKGCNENAWDNNYKATPLHCAACIGNLQCLKLLINHGANVNAGLNNRSPLYYAVQSLEVHCVKELLENDAVPNTSQVFSETPLHVAASLGAAEIVKELIAHEAAVNVQCGQEKVTPLHLAAEDGDAQCVKLLLQGGANVNAVNQKNQTPLHLAALSQCPETMELLINKNANTNAQDIDGRTPLHSSIVKVSRSCECVRLLLNSGANVNQKDSFGYTPLHLAALNEYSHCVMLLINFGGDVTIRTKGGISVLTFITRKTPDVIPKYISKFDSAIKLNDHEIGDVDCELKLDFRVLVPTMGNKETELLLSFVEVGHKEVLKHPLCETFLFLKWHKRIRKFFLFSLFFHLLFVTLFSYYIIEVYLADPVKPSTKNYVVIMGYVLLFFNVILMCKELFQLAQSWRMYVKQWENWLQWMIIISIFCCVQPKNNLTRNINQEVEHWQHHVAAIGIFLSWVELMMIVGRFPIFGLYVQMFTKVSVNFSKFLLTYFFLFNAFALSFGVLFSNYKSFKNLKWVLIKVLIMMSGELEYEDVFYDDEAPIKYPGTAHLMYLVFVLLITMILTNLMVGLAVSDIQGLQQSAGLDRLVRQAELVGHVESMLFSKLLKLIPHKIMYFLLKHALLLKSQYHWALYIKPNDPREERIPKDLIRNIYELVVNKKEKPKIRKKKMTGSLTSNNISPCTSRINSVYSCAENDKQQPTLKAQIDNISMEFIMLKQKIDKIASQLK encoded by the exons ATGGCAGACACATGTAACATCCCTATCGTGTTTTCCACTGAAGAACCCATGATAAGATGGGCGGACGTTGAGGACGAGGTGGTGGATGACGAAGTTACGGCGAGTATTTCCAGTGAGGAGGATTCCGGATCGGAGTGTGATGGAAAACATCGGATGAGAAAGAAACATTCTCAGGATATTTGGGACGAGAGTGAAATTTGGAAACAATTACAG AACTTGCCCAATTCAgatgaaattaaaactttaataatcaaCGACTCCCCTGAAGTGTTAAAAAAAGAAGCACCAACTGTCTTACTATTAGCAGCTTGGCTGGGGAAGCCACACACATTGAAAGCTATTTTGGACACCGGAGTTTCGACTGAAATAAAAGACGAAGAAGGAAG GACTGCCTGCCATTTAACAGCACTGAAAGGTCATTATGAATGCCTGAAAATACTTTTGGAAAAGGGATGCAACGAAAACGCATGggataacaattataaagcTACCCCCCTGCACTGTGCAGCTTGCATAGGTAACTTGCAGTGCTTAAAGCTGCTCATCAACCACGGGGCAAACGTAAACGCAGGCCTGAACAACAGGAGTCCGTTGTATTATGCTGTCCAAAGTTTGGAAGTTCATTGTGTCAAAGAGCTACTTGAAAACGATGCTGTACCAAATACCTCGCAG gtgTTCAGCGAGACTCCCCTTCACGTGGCCGCATCGTTAGGCGCCGCCGAAATCGTTAAGGAACTCATCGCCCACGAGGCCGCAGTCAACGTGCAGTGCGGCCAGGAAAAGGTCACCCCCCTCCACCTGGCCGCCGAAGACGGTGATGCGCAGTGCGTGAAGCTGCTGCTGCAAGGCGGCGCCAACGTGAACGCCGTCAACCAAAAGAACCAAACGCCCCTACACCTGGCTGCTCTTTCGCAATGTCCGGAAACCATGGAGCTGCTGATCAACAAGAACGCCAACACGAACGCGCAGGACATCGACGGCAGGACCCCGCTGCACAGCTCCATAGTGAAAGTCTCCAGGTCCTGCGAATGCGTCAGGTTGTTGCTCAACTCCGGGGCCAACGTTAATCAGAAGGACTCCTTCGGTTACACGCCTCTCCACCTGGCGGCTCTGAACGAGTACTCGCACTGCGTTATGTTGCTGATCAACTTTGGGGGGGACGTGACTATCAGGACTAAGGGTGGCATATCGGTGCTAACGTTTATAACGAGGAAGACTCCTGATGTAATACCGAAGTACATTTCAAAATTCGACTCGGCCATTAAGTTGAACGATCACGAAATTGGGGATGTGGATTGTGAATTGAAACTGGATTTTCGGGTACTGGTTCCAACGATGGGTAACAAAGAGACCGAATTGCTTTTGAGCTTCGTAGAAGTTGGCCACAAGGAAGTCCTGAAACACCCACTGTGTGAGACGTTCCTGTTCCTGAAATGGCACAAAAGGATAAGGAAGTTTTTCTTGTTCAGTCTGTTCTTCCACTTACTGTTTGTTACACTGTTTTCCTATTACATCATAGAAGTTTATCTGGCCGACCCAGTAAAGCCCTCCACCAAAAACTACGTCGTCATAATGGGTTACGTACTCCTGTTCTTCAATGTGATATTAATGTGCAAGGAACTGTTTCAACTGGCCCAGTCGTGGCGCATGTATGTGAAGCAATGGGAGAACTGGCTTCAGTGGATGATCATAATAAGCATTTTTTGTTGTGTACAACCGAAAAACAATCTAACTAGAAACATAAACCAAGAGGTGGAACACTGGCAACATCACGTGGCTGCAATTGGAATATTTCTGTCTTGGGTCGAGCTGATGATGATAGTCGGAAGGTTTCCCATTTTTGGGCTTTACGTCCAAATGTTCACCAAAGTGTCGGTTAACTTCTCCAAATTCCTcctaacatattttttcttgttcaaCGCTTTCGCCCTCAGCTTCGGCGTGCTGTTTTCAAATTACAAGTCGTTTAAGAACTTAAAATGGGTGCTTATTAAGGTCTTGATTATGATGTCTGGGGAACTTGAGTATGAGGATGTGTTTTATGATGATGAGGCCCCAATTAAATATCCGGGTACGGCACATCTCATGTATCTGGTTTTTGTTCTATTAATCACCATGATTTTGACCAACTTAATGGTGGGCTTGGCTGTAAGTGACATACAAGGATTGCAACAAAGTGCTGGACTCGATCGACTTGTTCGTCAAGCCGAATTGGTGGGACACGTTGAAAGCATGCTGTTCTCCAAATTGCTTAAACTCATTCCACATAAAATCATGTATTTTCTTCTAAAACATGCCTTGTTACTCAAGTCACAGTATCATTGGGCCTTATACATAAAACCCAACGATCCGAGGGAGGAAAGAATTCCGAAGGATTTAATTAGGAACATTTACGAATTGGTGGTTAACAAGAAGGAGAAGCCCAAAATAAGGAAGAAAAAAATGACTGGCTCCCTCAcatctaataatatttctccTTGTACTTCCAGAATTAATTCGGTTTATAGCTGTGCGGAGAATGATAAGCAACAACCAACATTGAAAGCTCAAATTGATAACATCAGTATGgagtttattatgttaaagcAGAAAATCGACAAAATTGCGTCGCAGTTgaagtaa